Genomic DNA from Edaphobacter lichenicola:
CTCCATCAGCCAGCACAGCAGCAGCAGCATCCCCACATGCATCGCGCGCGCAATCCAAAACGCCGCCGTGATGCCGAAGGCCTGCGGCACACTGTTCAGCCCCACCTTGCGGTCGTGTTCAAAGTCCTGGCACGCATACAGCACATCGAAGCCACCGACCCACAACAGCACCGCCGCCGTCAGCACCACAATCCTAATATCCAGCGATCCCCTCACCGCAATCCACGCTGCCGAAGGCGCAATCCCCAGTGCCAGTCCCAACACAACATGCGACCACCGCGTCAACCGCTTCATGTAGCTGTAGGCCAGCACCACGGCAAGCGCCACAGGAGCAAGCTCCAGCGTCAGCCGGTTCAGCATCGCCGCCCCCACCACGAACAGCCCGATCGACACCACCACAAATCCCGCAACAAACCCCTTGCTCAGCGCACCAGCAGGCAAAGCCCTCATCGCGGTACGCGGGTTCGCCGCATCCAACTGCGCATCAGCCAGTCGATTGAAGGCCATCGCCGCAGACCGCGCAGCCACCATGCACACAATAATCCAGCCCAGAACTCGCAACGTCGGCCAGCCACCCGCCGCCAGTACAGCACCCGTCAACGCAAACGGCAGCGCAAACACCGAATGCTCCCACTTGATCATCTCAAGCGTTACAACTGTACTCTTCCACAACGATGCCATCCTTCTATCGTAAAAGAGTTAGGCCCCACCAACCTAACCAGCGTGCCCAAACCTCAAAAACCCGCTCTATTTATCCGATTTCTCCGCCTCACCACCAACGACCTCCAGGTTGTTCACCACCTTGAACACCCCCGGAACAGCATTCGCCCGAATATTCGCCACATCCTTATCCGACTGGCTGTCCACCACGCCCGACAGGGTCACATTTCCATTCACCACCGTGATCCGAATGGGTTTTGCCGGATCAA
This window encodes:
- a CDS encoding UbiA-like polyprenyltransferase, with the translated sequence MASLWKSTVVTLEMIKWEHSVFALPFALTGAVLAAGGWPTLRVLGWIIVCMVAARSAAMAFNRLADAQLDAANPRTAMRALPAGALSKGFVAGFVVVSIGLFVVGAAMLNRLTLELAPVALAVVLAYSYMKRLTRWSHVVLGLALGIAPSAAWIAVRGSLDIRIVVLTAAVLLWVGGFDVLYACQDFEHDRKVGLNSVPQAFGITAAFWIARAMHVGMLLLLCWLMELFGLGWIAMLGVGLVAILLLYEHSIISPKDLRRMNAAFFTLNGVISVVFFGFVAADVLMHK